The genomic interval ggattcgaacctgcgaccgtggcggtcgtgcggttccggactcaagcgcctagaacccttcgttTAAATCGCTGCAGCGACCATCGGCGATCCTCGACAGAGATTGCTGCATTCTTTGCCGACCACGATACCGGTCGACGACATGGGGAACAGTGGATAGGGGgatagcagtgccagcagcatgaaaaATAGTGGCAGAGACACCCTGCATGACTGCATCACTGCAATTCGAGAGAGCGGTGTCAAAGTGTACAGCAGACGTATACAAGCCCTACTGAATGCCCAACGTGCAGGCCGGGGAACAGTACAATCACCGGAAAGTGGTAACTGTCACAAAAATCATGGGGTGACCAACGTAGGGAAGCCACAAGAGCAGGGAGGTGATCGTGAGATAGGCAAAAGTAAAGGTGCCATGGGCAGCACTGAAGTGGATAGGGGAACTGTCAAGGAGAAGACACAAATCAGAGACTcataagttggtcaattagaagacCCCTACCCATCGTAGTGGCACTCCCCCATAGGGTATGGCGTGTATTGAATTCCCTTAGGAGGAGATATGGGGGTGGAAGTTGCTGTATTAAGTTAGACAGTTCAACGTTGGtctacctggaaggaggtagatatTACAAATGGTGACTGCTGGGGTCGTTTCAACAATACCCACTATCACGTTCATGCTGGTACgaagggggatccagtcactacTGAAATCCGTGCGAATTAAAGTGCAGATCCCTCTAGATGTTAGCCTGGGCCCAGCACAGTTCGGACAGAACGCCTGATAACCAATAAAAGTTGGAGAGTGGTAAACACGGAAATGTGTTTATTGAAGAGCAAGACAGAAGGCAGAAAAACAGGAAAAAACTATTTCCGATAGGTGACGATAATATCcactctattggagacagatctgataatcgagcaggccagggcaacataTCGACACACTGTAgcccatgttgggttacaacagtggtatgtagaTGAGCATTATCCTggaatgttgttcaaatggctctaagcactatggaccttaacatctgaggtcatcagtcccctggacttagaactacgtaaacctaactaacctaaagacattacacacatccatgcccgagacagaacctgtgaccgtagcagccgcgtggttccggactaaagcgcgtagaacagctctgccacagcgTCCGCctgaatgctgttaatgaatggcagcgcaacaagtcgaatcaccagactgacgtacagatttgtaggcaggatgtgtgggataacgacgagagtgcccctactgtcatacaaaattgctccccagaccatacctccaggtgtaggtccaatgtgcaaGCACGCAGATagattggttgcagaccctcaactagCCTGCTTCTAACCACCAAACAACCATCACtgccaccgaagcagaaccagctttcatcagaaaacccaaCGGATTCCACCGTGCCCTCAAATGAGGCTTCGCTTTAcatcactgaagttgcaaatggtggtaGTTTTGGGTCAGTATAATGCACGCTACAGGTCGTCTGGCtctgagctatccttgaagtaacccgtTAAGTAACAGTACTACTTATAATCCGGCTCGATTgccaaaatgtttattcacatgaccggtttcggttcctctagaaccatctttagATCttcaatttcagttacaggagtaacccgtccacactcagcaaccttGACTTGCTGCGTCACATTCAAATGTGAGGGTTTctgagtgtggacgggttactcctgtaaccgaaattccagatctgaagatggttctagccttctagaggaaccgaaaccggtcatgcgaataaacatttttgcaacctAGACGGACTATAACTACCATTGTATAACCGGTGATTGCGGTATCCCTGCAGACATtacgtctgtttttgcaaagtttcgTCACTGTTGTACCAGATGCTACTCAAATTCCTGCtggagatgcagtgcgatgcgacaGAGCTATACACCAAACACCATGGTCTTCCCTTCTGTAGTGCTACGCGGTCGTCAGGAGCTCGGTGTTCTTGCGACCATACGTTCCCGTATGCCGAacagtcatatacagtggctactttccttccacgtctttctgcagtatcgcagaaggaacgtgcAGCTTCCCGAAATCCTATTACACACCTCGCTAAAACTGAATGAGCTATTGATAATGGCGTCATTGTCGCATTAAatccattcttggctaacatctacTCACCACGTCCAATGTGAAAGGTAACTAACATTGACGGTCGTTCCAGCGTGTATttatagcaaacctgatttgcgtcctcatactGGCGCCACTAGCGCAATTAGCGACTGGCGCGATTTTAAATAGACATCAtctatcagatgtagaaacacgcctaccaacttccgtttatgtcgcacaactccttcttggtgttgcgatttccttTTTCCCTCAGTGTAGATAAATCACAGTCTTGGACTGTCACTGGCCGCTGCGTATCTGATGAGCCAACTACGTAGTAGTTTTGCACCTTTTTTTCATTTGCTTTTCGACGCTAAAGTAGCTTCCGCTTTCGCCCCGCAATAGACTTTTTGGGCATTTCGGATTCCTCTCGACTTGTACTACATTCTGATGtgcgttttctgttatttagaggACATTTAAGAATCGTATGAGAAGACATCTTTGATtatgttttaattttcaatttaataccGGTTTCCACCTATATTCGTAATAATATTGTCTTCCGTAGGGTCCTAGGAGTTGTCCGAAATCTCTTCCCAATGACACTCAGATCAGTGCCCTAAATTTCGAATCCGGTCTTGGTTTCCATAAATACTAGTACAACTGATGCGGATCTCTTTAAATTAATTATCATGGCTCTCAGTTGCAGACGTCCTACGTACCAAATTCGTAAGAAGCGCGTTCATGTAACTACGCTGATATAGATCTCACACGGTACtcgaaacaggtcagaacactgttgcagaaccaaGACAAGCATATcatatttaaaagaatgcaaaatcaccAAGACtcgtgatattttacagaagttcgaaatttagcgcggaattTAGTAGGAATGCTTTTTTAGCCCTAATAGTTTGCATAAGTAAGCTCTGTCTAGAATAtctgcagaaaatcgaaagagattctggtcgtatgtgaagtacaccagggGCAATACGCGATTACTATTTTCACTGTGCCATAGCAGTGGTTATGTTTCCAGTGTCAGTCCCTCTACAGCGGAGTTACTACACAGTTTTGCGAAAGtccttcaccaatgaagacgaagtaaatattgcagaattcgaattaagaacagctgctagcataagaAAATGGGAAGTCGATGTACTGGGTGTAGCGAAGCAACTAAAATCGCCTAATacaggcaagtcttccagtccatacGGTGCAACAACTAGGTTCGTTTCGTAGTATACTGATATAACAACCCCATACTTAgcaaatacaaccgctcgctcgaataAAGATCCCTACGTAAAGACTAAAAGGGTGCATAGGTCAGTCCAGTACTCAGGaacaggagtaatccgttgaattacagaccaatatcactgaagtcgatttgcagtaggattttggaacgtatactgtgttcaaacGTTACGAATTACCTCGATGAAGACGATCTACTCACAAATAGTcggcacgggttcagaaaataccTTTCTTGTACAGCACAATTAGCGACTGGCGCGATTTTAAATAGACATCATCTATCAGATGTAGAAACtcgcttaccaacttcatcctcgttaaataatgagtgctatcgacagatgatctcaaattatttatgtatttccagaaggtttttgatgttcctcacaagcgccttctaatcgAATCGAGTGCTTATGCAGTACCGTCTCAGATGTGCCACCGAAAGGCACAGTTCATAGCGTTGGcgtaaagtcattgagtaaaactaaAGTAATACGTGGCATCTGCGggcagtgttataggtcctctgctgttcatctgtataaatgatttagtcGCAATCTGCACAGCCcttttagattgtctgcagatgatgctaccGTTTACCTTCTATTAAAGTCGTCAGAAAACGAAGGCTAACTGAAAAATGATTttggcaagatatctgtatggtgcgaaaaatggtagttggctgtaaataatgaaaagtgtcgaGTAATCCACATGGGCAAAAAGATGAATCTagcaaatttcggttacacgataaatcatagaaATCTAACGACTGTCGATGCAGGTAAATACCCGGGAACAACTATCACGAACACTCTAAAGTGGAACAGTTGCACAGCAGATGTTGTGGGGCAGACAGaacaaagactgcggtttattggcatcACAATTAGATGCTACAGATCTAGTGAACAGAGTACCTACACTAAGCTCGTCCGTTCTCTCCTGAAATTGCTGCGGGGTATGGGAATCTTGCCTGGTAGGACTGATGGGGGACATCGAAAAAGAGCAGCTGGTATTGTATTATCagtaaataggggagagtgtgtcgcggatatgatacacgagttggcatggcaatcattaaaacaaaggcgtttttcgttgcggcgagatctcttCAGGTGCTTTTAGTCATCGGGTTGCGGCGAGATCTCTTCAGGTGCTTTcagtcatcagctttctcctcagacagcgaaaatattttgttcacgcccTCTTACGTAGCTACTTTCGTGTGTTCATTCTCCGTAGCACCTGACCAGTACGTTGAGCAGAAGTTGGTAACTTTGTAAGATACATAGGAAAACTTTTCTCGTGTGTGTATGTCTACTTCCATTTACCTCTTTTAACAGCTACGTACACACTATTTCATTTTTGTACATTGTGTGGCAAAGTACCAATATATAAGTTTCATTGGTCTCCTTGTATCAGTAGTATCAAAAATCGGTGTTTCAATTTTCGGTGTTAACTTATTAATATTACGACGTGAGATTACACCGGAGGTTTTGATGATGTGGTCACGTTATAAGATACGAACGAAATTTTCTGCCACCATGACTGAGAGATGCACGTTACGTTGTATTTATTCGAGATGAATTTCCGTAACTTTGTGTTTTCAACGAGAGGAGGAAGTTTCACCAGGGATGTTTCCTATCCCATTTCAAATATTAATATTCGTGATCACTTGAACAAAAGATATTCTCCTCGCTGAGCTGGAAGAGGAGTTTCTGTTCTttgtttagtggttcaaatggctctgagcactatgggacttaacatctatggtcatcagtcccctagaacttacaactacttaaacctaactaacctaaggacagcacacaacacccagccatcacgaggcagagaaaatccctgaccccgccgggaatcgaacccgggaacccggccgtgggaagcgacaacgctactgcacgaccacgggcTCTTTGGCTAGTGCAGTGTAGTTAATATACGTCATTGCTATACTGGTTGACAGGGTCGTAAGTACTTTTTTCTTTACTAAGAGGTAAACATGGATACTTGAGAGAGTGAAGGTAAGTTTTATCTGTCGAATCGAAGTGCACACACTGACGTTCGACACATCGAACAGTTGCTATGAGCCTAAGCTGTTGCTCTGTGGTGTAAGATGTTAAtctaaataacaaaattaaatatttatttccagCAGTGGGCTTCAGTGTGTCCAAATACTCAGTGTGGGATTCTCCGTAACATCTCTAGTTTCGATCCTCTGAGTCTGAGACATCCTGTGTAGCCTGTGCTGTCCAGCCTTACCCTAGTTCGAAGGAGTATCGGAGACGTTTGGCCACAGAGAATAcatataaaatttacaaaaatttcaaGACTTATTTTTGCACTAATATTAACAAATTAATTTTCTCTTTGCAGGAGATAGACAATCGTCGCAATATTGCTGAAAAACTCTTACCAATTACGAGAGAAGAATGGGAATTTCTGGACTCTTTGGCTTCGTCGTAAAAGGTAAATTCTATAAGGTCGTGGATCTACAAAAAATCGCTGAAGAATTTAAGAAGAAAAGCGGAGAAGATCCTGTGATCGCCGTCGATGGATCTGCATGCATGTGGCATATATACGAGCCGCTAGATTTTCTTCGTGGAGGCCAGTACAAGAAATTTCGAGACTATTGCGCGAATTTTGTGCAACGGTTCCGTGACAACGGCATTCATCTCGTGTTGTTCTTTCACGGCGTCCCAGTAGAAGATGAGATACATACATGGACAGACAAAAAGAAAGATAAGACGATGTTTGTCAGCAACCTATTCAGCAGTCTGCGTTCAGGAGCTGTGCGAACCGACAGCACAGTGAGAACGTTACCGGAAGCAGTCATCCCGGCCGCCAGAGTCATATTTGAGCATCTCGGCTGCAGAGTCTATCTGTCCAAGGGTAACTGTAAGCATGACATTGCCAAATATGTTTCAAGCACTAAACACTGCATCGGAGTGCTCACCAACGACTCGGACTTCTTTGCAATGAAGGGTGTATCGAGTGTGCTAACCTTCAGGAATCTCGAGAAAGATGGTAAGCTGAAGACGTACCAGTTTCGACCAGTTGACATCGCAACTCACCTAGGCATAGGGCAAGAGCACATGCCAACATTCGCAACTTTCGTCGGTAATGACTTTGTCAGGGCAGACCTCCTATTCATGGCACACGGCAATCTGAAGAAGCGCTATCCTGAAAAGACTACCAACATCGAGCAAGTGGCAGAAATGATGAAAGACGAGGACCCATGCGATATCGTGAACATGTGTAAAATTGTCTTCCACGGCAAATGGAGGGATGCCCTACCCATGGTGGAGGCGGGCATTCGCAGCTACAGTTACGAACCGACCAGCTGGGAAAATCTGGTCGCGCATGTTGAAGACAAGCACAGCTCGGGCGAAATTCCGGGGACGCTGCTGTCCGTGATGAAGCGCCAGGTGTTCCGGATCGgtgaagtgctggaggacttgtcaGAAACCAAACAGGACTTCCCAACTACGGGCCTCGTCCTGCGACCAATGCGGGCCAGGATGTACAAAGTTCTACTGTGGGAGAGCGACTGTGGCCTGTGCCGCGTGACCGAGTATCTTCTCACCGAAACGGGAAAGGTTTGTACCTTGCTgtgtatttgaaaaatatttctaacCAAAACGAAGGCTATACTTCGATTGAAGTAACTTCGTGACTGACAGATTCCGGTGGTTGGGAGTGGGGTTTCAGGCTCGTACACAATAAGCAATGTTCTCACGCTGTCGACAGTTCCGCCCAAAACAAATACCACAAAAAGAGAGGAAGAAAGTACCACTTGATGTCTGCCTCGCCTGGTCCCCTCCTGCCGCTTGAATTTTGCGTCAGCAGACAAGGCACTGCAGCTTGCGTCGGCAAATTGGCAGCAAAGTGAGCTCGTACAGCCCAAGAAACAGTTGTTACACGCAGCCCCTACCATTCGACTCATTGAAACGCCATTCACAAAGTTCTTTTAATCGAAGTATAGTGCAAACAATTTATTTTCATGACCTGTTTCGGTCAAACCAGTCCATCTTCAGGACCAACAATGCGCCTGCCAGACTAGCCCTCTTCATACTTTATACGAGTTTAAGGTCAGTACTTGGACATCAGTTTTCTGAAGCAGAAATGCAACAAGCTTATTTTACTCAGGTTGTGATACAAGGCAGCTTACTCTCCAAATCATTTCAATATATCTTGATAAGTTACCTAATCCACATCTGTAATCCTCAGCAATCTTttgtctactacttgtcttccacgttCCTTTCCCATAAAGCTATAATCCAAACAAATTGTTTTATATTGGAAATGAAAAAAGCTCTGTTCCAATCTGCGTTTTATGTTCTCTTTACTTCGGCCGTGGTGAGCTCTTTTTtacctgcccaaatagcaaacaaaTCTACTACTTTCACTGTatagtttcctaatttaattccctctaaATTTCCTGCTTTAATTGAGTTACTGTTCCAGTTTTGTTTACATTCTCTGACAGACACTtttgaagacattgtccattccctcAACTGATATTCCAATGTATTTATTATCTGTGGCCTCATCTACATGTCACCGTCGAATCCCAATATTTTTATTTCAAGTCAATGAACATTAACATTCACATTAATTACCTTCCCAAGTTCTCTCATTAGTATCCTTACTGCTTTCTCGATCAACAAATTGGTTAAGGTAGTAGGGGGGGCTAGGCAGCAGTGCTGTCCCACTCATTTCTCAACTACTGCCTACTTTTAATGACCATTATAATTACCGTCTTGTTTCTGTTTAAGTTACCGGttcacaccctgtattttgtttctGGCAGCTTACTGAATACAGGGTTCGCTGTTTGAGAGGTCCCCTATGACACGAGTGATcgttgtagtagttgttgtggtcttcagtccagagactggtttgatgcagctctccatgctactctatccagtgcaagcttcttcatccccgagtaactaccaactactgcaacctacatccttctgaatctgtttagtgtattaatgcCTTGGTCtcattccacaatttttaccctccgcacttcccTACACTATTAAATttatgttcccttgatgcctcagaacgtgtcctaccaaccgattccttcttctagtgaagttgtgctacgaattcctcttctccccatttctattcagttcttcctcattagttacgtgatctacccatctaatcttcagcgatcttctgtagcaccacatttcgatagcttctattctcttcttgtgtaaactatttgttgtccatgtttcacttccatacatggctacgcgccatacaaatactttctcttcttcagaaacgcttttattgccactgcctgtctacactttatatcctctctacttcgaccatcatcagttattttcctgcccaaacagcaaaactcatctacacttTGAGTGGCTCATTTCGTAATcttattaatctaattccctccgcatcacctgatttaattcaactacagtccattatccgctcttgttgatattaatcttacatcctcctttcaagacactgtccattctgttcaactgctcttccacatcctttgctgtaaattttttttgtttatttataaacgcaatcacattcttatgagtCCGTCATATAGCTAGTTTCACAAAGCATGaaactgtgttcagtgtatgccgcctttagaatctgaagatgatcattgtaTGGCTGAAACCGGTTATCACTtttcgcggcgtaatgaatagtccattcaATTTCGAGCATGCGGCCGAAATATCAATGGAATAAATTTTATTTGAGTGGCTGCATGCCCGATGTTTAATGGAGTATAATATCTGTCTCCCTGTGCGGGAACCACGAATTGTGCTAGCATAAAGTTTTAAGTTTAGATCAGTCCTGGAAGAGTGCTAGGATAGTCGAAGTGgtg from Schistocerca gregaria isolate iqSchGreg1 chromosome 6, iqSchGreg1.2, whole genome shotgun sequence carries:
- the LOC126278973 gene encoding uncharacterized protein LOC126278973, with protein sequence MGISGLFGFVVKGKFYKVVDLQKIAEEFKKKSGEDPVIAVDGSACMWHIYEPLDFLRGGQYKKFRDYCANFVQRFRDNGIHLVLFFHGVPVEDEIHTWTDKKKDKTMFVSNLFSSLRSGAVRTDSTVRTLPEAVIPAARVIFEHLGCRVYLSKGNCKHDIAKYVSSTKHCIGVLTNDSDFFAMKGVSSVLTFRNLEKDGKLKTYQFRPVDIATHLGIGQEHMPTFATFVGNDFVRADLLFMAHGNLKKRYPEKTTNIEQVAEMMKDEDPCDIVNMCKIVFHGKWRDALPMVEAGIRSYSYEPTSWENLVAHVEDKHSSGEIPGTLLSVMKRQVFRIGEVLEDLSETKQDFPTTGLVLRPMRARMYKVLLWESDCGLCRVTEYLLTETGKVRKEEVEVEKRLPAGMEHPGLLQLWTSDNAQRRWRFFTWLVAPYAKPSLLEELDPQFLVVPAAALLFLKHEARVLHDHEVTAFCATAAAVAGLPATGQPANIVKTPDERAIYLASLFMRCVLHVLDAAATCGIAFPREIDCLPDAYFDGIVFHNICVTTRNGKDPKTLDMFNPQHEVKFEQLMRVIKWNQSKNP